The genomic window agtaacgtctccactctgagacttgttgtgactgtttttggcatatcgaatatgccacggggagcttgccaggctctgccgtgcgggcgggatactctcggtagcttgctgggctctccgagaggggtggaggaatcgaacccgggttggctgcgtgcaaggcaaaagccctccccgctgctaCCAAAGACACTAACATAAATCAGAAAGACACTCTGTCCTCAGAAACCAGCAATatcgggtggggaggggagggaggagagagcagtgTAGAAAATGAAACAGAccttaaaaatatctatataaacGAATATCTCTTAACGAATGCCTCCATGAAAGAAAGAAGCCTCCATTTCCCATTCTGCAGGGACCAGCTGAAAGACTCTGAACTCTGACAGCTGGGATCGATTACGGCCCGGACGGGGCCCGGCACGGAATTTGAACGCAGCCTGGGACGGGAGCGGGAAGCGGAGTTCAGAAAAGCAAACAGGGGCTCCGTGGGCAGAGAGGAGAAACGtaagggatttttcttttctagtgTGAGGAAGCCCTGCACAGAGGCCCTGAggtgtggggctgggctggggggccctgggctggcctggCTGCGGGCACCCACCCGCCACCCAGGAGGGCGGGCAGAAGTGGAGACCCTCGGGAACAGCGGGCAGAGCTCCGGCTCCCCAGACGGTGTGCCAGGGCCCCGAGGAGCCCCCCCCAAGGCGCTTCCTTCAGGGGAGTGGCTGCCGGGACCCTCCGCAACGTCTCAGGGTCCTCTGCTCGGAACACGCAGTCCCATGAGGCTGGCCAGCTGCAGTGACCGGCTCGGAGCGGGGAATGGCGGGTACCCAGAGGCGGGTACTCAGGTACTAGGTGAGGACAGCGGGGACTGACCGCAGGCCGGCCAGGCATAGGCACTGTGCATGAATGAGGAGTGCTCGGGGGCCTGGCCAGGCACACGGATACGGACACAGttcctgcccgctgtcctgtctccttTCAACTCAGCTGAGATGCGGTTCTGAGCCTCTCTttgtgggaagagagagagaggcggggggggggggtgggtgggtgggcttcttggcagtgctccgggggccaTGCCCAGGGATATTCGGCCAGCCAGGCCGAGTGGTCCAAATGCTGTGATGCAGTTCAGGCCCCAcaatgctgggggccaccagggccggCCCTGGTCGGtgctgcaggggggaggcgggagggcacgcaggcaggcaggcagggcaccCGCCCCCAGCCTTCTGAGCCAACTCCGGCTCCTTACACACCACAAGCCGACCGTGACAAGGGAAGCAGGGGCACAGGCGGTGACCTCACCTGGCGGGTGTCAAAGGTGCTGACGCAGAGCAAGCCCCTCAGTCAGCCTATGGGGTGTTTCCTAGTCCTGCAGCTCAGAAGCCCAGACTCCCAGAAACGCTCTTGAATCAGCTCTTTCcttggatttttttctgtttctttttggttcacacccagcgatgctcaggagttactcctggctcatgactcctggtggtgctgggcgagggggaccctatgggatgccgggagtcgaacctgggtcggccgtgtgtaaggcaaatgcctacccgctgtgctatcactcggccCTCTTTCCTTAAACGTATTTGCTTgggtttttggtttctgggcctcacctggtgctgctcaggacttcctcctggctctgcactcaggaatcactcctggcacaaaCGGGGGCCCtacaggatgccaaggatcgagcttgggtcagctgtgtgcaaggcaagtgcctgacccccactgtactatggctccggccccttggTTAGACTCTGAATTCCCTTCACAGCCTGGACTCGATGCCGAAacgagagggagaggggagaggggagagggaagagggaggagagagagggggagggaggagagagagacctcTCCAAGATGTGCAGAGCCAACCCCTTGAGATGGGGCATTTTAGACAGTAGATTTCACAATGctctttccagaaccttcttgcCCCACATGGAAACACCCAATCACAGACCCCTGGCCTTCTATGCCTGCACCCGCCTCCTTGTCAGCCGAGTCCCCTCCATTCCCCAAAGCCCCAGGCGCCTACCCCGTTCCTTAGCTCCAGGTAGACAGACCCTTACTTGATTTTGTTCGTGTTAGTTTTGCATGGTCACGCCAGGCAGTCCtcaagggcttctcctggctctttccTTGGgggtcacccttggcagtgctcagaaggccatcccgtgccagggattgaacctgggcctccccccaCGCCAAGTACACGCTTCGCCCTcgagctctccagcccctactgagaCTGTTAGTTTTGCCCACAGATTTcattttttcgttttgggtcacaccggcgatgctcaggggttcctcctggctctgcactcaggcatcactcctggcagtgctggggggaccctatgggatgccggggatcgaaccgggtcagctgcgtgcaaggcaaacaaatgccctccccgctgtactatggctccggccccattgCCCACAGATTTATaaaatctctgtctctgtagatTTCTCCACATGcatgtgaaaaaaaatctgttttttttttcctccctctctgaCTGAAACAATCTGATATTGGCTTGATTGCTTGATCAGACAGAACTGGGGgtgggtgttgtgtgtgtgtgtgtgtgtttatgaaaTCTCACCTCCCCACCAGACACATCACTGATCAGCGACCAGACACCCGACagacagggcagggtgggggggggggtgcacagtCTGGGGTCAGGGGAAAAACAATCAGGCTAAGAACAATCACCTGACCGCACCTCGGTAAGGACTGAGCCGCCCTGATGAAAACCCAAGCGCCGAATCACGCGCCCggagcccgcgcccgcgcccgcccgccacTGACCTCGAAGCACTTCTCTTTCTCCGCCTGGTGCAGCAGACTCTCCATCCCGGGAAGCAGCGTCGGGAAGACGAACTTTTCCAAGTACTCCTTGGGGGAACCTAAAACAAGCGGGAACACCCACTGACACGCTGGGGAGGGCCcacggggccgggggcgggggagacacCGTGCTTGGACGCTACAACCCGAAATGTTTCATATTTGTACTGTTGTTGTTGGTGGGgcggagccgtagcacagcgggtagggcgtttgccttgcaggaggccgacctgggcgtgattcctccgtccctctcagacagcccggcaagctaccgagagtatcccgcctgcacggcagagcctggcaagctccctgtggcgtattcgatatgccaaaaatagtaacaacaaaactcacaatggagatgctactggtgcccgcttgagcaaacagacgagcgacgggatgacagtgctatgttgttgttgttgttgttgtcattattttggctttgggggtcacccccggtgatgctcaggggttactcctggctcggcactcaggaatcactcctgttggtgctcgggggaccatatggaatgctggggatcgaacccgggtcagccgcgtgcaaggcaaactccctccccgctgtgctatcgctccagcccccctccctgctgACTTACGCTCCCCCTGACCCTGCAGACCCTCCCTGTGCCCCCAGGTCTGCAGGGTTCAAAGCCCCACGCGCAAAAGGCCGGAACCTCGTGTCCTGACTTACATGTCTGGGGGTCGACTTCCTCGGGTTTCACCTGAGAACAGGGCTGGTGAGGGGCGCCGGGCACGCGAGGCAGGGAATGGAGGTGTTGTGCGTTGAAGCCGTAGAAACCGTGCTCCAGggaggcctgggtgggggggggagggatcgAGGCCCAAAAGTTCTTTAGATCGTCGTCTTCCCTTGCATGGCCTGATGCAAGAAGGgctaaaagtggggctggagcgagagcacagcggggagggcgtttgccttgcatgcggccgacccgggttcgattcccagcatcccatatggacccctgagcactgccaggagtgattcctgagtgaagagccaggagtaacccctgtgcattgctgggtgtgacccaaaaagaaaaaaaaaaaaaaagacgggcTAAAAGTGGATCTCAGACTTCGGGTTCAAGGGGACACACGGAGCATACACCCCTTCCCCCCGGGGACCCTTACGCAGGACACTCAGGAATGAGTCCCACACGGGGGCAGGTAGAGcaatagcccagagggtaggggCATATGCCTTGCCTGCGGtcaggtcgacctgggttcgatccctggcatcccatgtggcaccccccaaccactgccaggagggattcctgagtgtagagccaggagtaacccctgagcatcgccgggtgtgacccaaaaagacaagaaaatcaaTCCCTAATGGGGGAGATGGAGTGCATCAGTGGAGAGAGGACTTGAGAGTGTGTGGTCGCACCAGACAGCCGAATCCACAGGAGGTATCTGCACCCAGAGGTCCTGCCGGATCTGCCCAGggcgtgtgggccagagagagagctcagtgggcagagCGGATGCCTGGACACGTGaggcccagctctggcctctggtGCTGCAGAGTCCTCTGAGTgcctctgggagcagcccccgggcgcaacccctgagcacagagccaggagtggtatCCAGGcaacaccaggggtgacccccaaaccaagactTTCAAAgggcagcgatgctcaggggttcagcAATTCCTCAGAGGTTGCGGATGACAAAGGGAACCAGAAACAGGACTTGGAAGGCTCAGGGAGGCCTGTCGGAACGCTCCTGcgggccgcccccagccctgtcctcccCTGGCTCCCGAAATACACACAGATCTACCTCCACCCCTGTTATTACCGCACGGTAGAACTGCTGCTTACACCCTAAGGCGAACACCCTTGccgctgtgcgatcactccagcccctattattattatttttttaaatcaagcacTCCTTCTCTCCCAGCGACTCTGTGAATGCAGAAACAACACCTCAGACGTATCAGGGAGCAGCAGGCGAGGGGCCAAGAGGGgaaaacacaaaatcaaacaTTCACTGTTGAGTTGAAGCTTTCTGGCCTGCTCGCCCTAGAGGGCTGGCCTGCCCAGAAGCTCCAGTGAGGGCTGtgcagagcagaggagaggggagaggaggcgagggaggagggagaggaggggaggggaggggagggggaaagaaatgGCCTGCAACAAGGAGAAAAGCAGGCAGGCAGCTCTGTGGACAAATCCATTCAGGCctccatctgttttttttttttcttttgcgtcacacctggcgatgcacaggggttcctcctggctctgcgctcaggaatcactcctggcagtactcaggggaccatacgggatgctgggaattgaacccgggtcggccgcgtgcaaggcaaacgccctccccctccccgctgtgctatcgctccagcccctcagggctccATCGAGGTGGGGCTGCAGTGACTCCGGGAAGGACACCGGAGTTGGCAGTGGCAGAGAGGTTTGAGAAAGGCTCCCGCCACCACACAAGCACCGACTGCTATGAAAAAGGCACAGACAGGTTCTCGGAGCCAGGAAACTAGAAGAGGGCAGCTGACCGATGGCGGTGCAGTCACGCGGCATCCAGAGACTTCCATCCTGCCCCGGGGCCCCACCCCttcagctgcactcagggatcgctccaggGATCCAGACCCctgggctgcacgcaaggcaagcactgcccccgctgtgctatcgctctggccccctctgaGCGCCTGAAATCATGTGTTAAGCCCCACTGAGCGAGTCCCTGTTTGCACGCAAGGTGAACTTCCCAAGGAGCCTCTTCCCGGCCATCCCCAGCACGCTCTGGCGCTGAGCTGCCCTGGCACCCACCGAGACTCCCCTCTCTATCCGTGACTACTCCCGACAGGGACCCTGGCCCGGGCCTTTCATTCAGGATCTTTGCTGAGCCCCGCTGAGGTCCCGGCCCATCTGTTGTGGGGGAAAGTGTTCCTTTTGAACAGATGTCAAAACTGAGGCTCCAGAGAGGTGATGGGAGGCCCTGGGAAGTCACCTCAAGGTGGCGGGGCCAGGACCGACCCACCCCCTTCTTCCCGTTGCCTCCGCCCTTCTTCCTGACACCCTCTGCGCCGTGGCTGAGGCTGGGTGGTACTCACAGTGCTTGCGACCTCCTGCTTCACCTTGAGCCCTTCTGGAAAGGAAGGCTTCTCGGCCTCGATCTCTACgggagtggggtggagagagacgCCCTCAGTGGCATTTCCTCTGCCAGCAGGAAGCATTCTTAGCTTTGACTTGGGGTGTCACCCGGGGCAGCGCCGGGGTGGTGGTGAAGGgggcggctgacccgtgttttttcttttttcttttttggggtcacacctggcgatgcacaggggttactcctggctctgcactcaggaattaccccgctggtgctcggaggaccatatgggatgctgggaatcgaacctgggtcgaccgcgtgcaaggcaaactccctacccgctgtgctatcgctccagctcctttccTGTCCCAAAgttccttttatctttctttctttttttttttggttacacccggtgatgcacaggggttactcctgtctctgcactcaggaatcactcctggcggtgctcgggggaccctatgggatgctgggaatcgaacccaagtcagccgcatgcaaggcaaacgccctccccgctgtgctaccgctccagccccagtgtttttcctttttaaagctCTACAGCCACAGGCCGACACTGGTTGAAGACCGCAGCTTCCCTCCACACCTTTTCCTGACTGACCTtgttcccaccccccacaccccctgcctccccaccatcCTCCTGGTTGTTCCCCTCCTCTTGTGTTGTGACACCCCCACCTACGTGACCCCCAGGGAATATTCCGGGGACCCACCGAGGGTCCATCTGGCCCCTGGGAAGAGGGAACGAGCGTCCCGGGATGGCTTCGTGGCAGAGCGCCTGGCTGGCGAGCGGCAGGCTCCAAGTCGGAACACCGGCACCCCCCACGGGCCCCGAGTGTCACCCCAGCAGCACAGTCCTCTGGGacacccccttccctctcctgtgCGCCCACTCAGGTGTGTGGAGCTCCAGGAGGACGGCGCGTGAGCCCTGGATACCACAACAAACAGGGAAGTGGAAGGAATCCGtgtgaaaataaagaaaggagaaacaagcAGTCATTTCAGGATCACAAACCACTTTATTGTTAAGAAAGAAACCAGAACGGGCAGGTTCGGGAGACGGCCTACAGCAAGCACACGGGGGAGTTGGGTGCCGGCAGCCGCGCCCACCCAGTTAGGcctgccccacccaccaccaTGGCCCTCCCTCCACCTGAATGGGCTCAGCACAATCAGAGAATTCCTCCCGTCCCCCAAAGGGCTCTGCAGCAGGCGCGAACACCGCGGGGTCCCAGCAGCTTCACGTCACTTGGTGGCCTGCAGACCCACCCAGTCTGGCTTAGAGACACTGACTGTGGCCCCTGGTCCTGCAGGGAAACTGCCTCCCCCTAACGgatgcctgtattttttttttgcttttttttttagggggggtgtcacacccggcgatgcacaggggttcctcctggctctgcactcaggaatcacccctggcggtgctcaggggaccctatgggatgctgggaatcgaacccgggtcggccgcgtgcaaggcaaacaccctacccactgtgctatcgctccagccctgaatgcctgtacttttaaacttttttttttttttttttgctttttgggtcacacccggcgatgcacagggtcactcctggctcatgcactcaggaatcacccctggcggtgctcaggggaccatatgggatgctgggattcgaacccgggtcgaccgcgtgcaaggcaaatgcccttgctATCACTgttgtgtgctatcactccagcccctgaatgccTGTATTTTTAATCTACTTGAAATCTCTCAAACTGGGTCAAATCACCCCAATACGGGCACTCTTCTTGGTCCTTTCTCATAACTCCTcggctttatttgggggtgggggtgggggtcgcagACTCTCAGCCAGCCAGACCAGAGGACTGAGGCCAGGGTCAGAGGCTTCCGTGCTGCTCTCGGGGGATACCCAGGAGGCACTTGTTGGTCTCAGGGCTACCCCTGTCGTTGTCTGGGGACTTCTGGCGTACAGCCAGTGTTCATGGGGCCACTCGGTCCTGGGTGAGGCTGCAGGAAGGCACATGCCTTAAGGCCTGAGTTTTCTCCCcctgcccttttctttttttctttttttttcttgggtcacacctggcgatgcacaggggttactcctggctctgcactcaggaattactcctggcagtgctcaggggaccatatgggatgctgggaatcgaacccgggtcggccgcgtgcaaggcaaatgccctacccactgtgctatcactccagcccctgcccttttCATTCTGAATGTATAGAAACGAATGAGCCTCTTTTTCTGTGGGCAGTACGTACTGGGAGGGAAGACTCCCCAAATTCTCCAAGAAAACTTGCCGAGCGAACGAACTTGGGTCTCTCTCTGGCCATTTATTCGCATTTCCTGAGAGCCACGACATGCCCGGGACCAACGCAGGTGTTACATCCTGGTCCTCATTCAACACTGCCTTGCCGCGCTGGGCTTACTCTGCGTGTACCTTAGTTCTGGGTTTCCAGTTTCAATGACTAGAAACAGTCCTCTTCAGACCCCCGGGAGGAGCATGGTGTTTTTAAAGCTTCTTTGCACTCTTTATTGTGACAAAACAGACCATGAAATCTACCCCTTAACCATGCTTGGTGGCACTCAGGATTTTCCAGGTGTACGGGTTAATTTTTCAAACAGAAACTGTGCACGTGGGATGTGATGAACCTAAAACAACGGGAATCAGAACGTGAAGTGGCATCCGGGCTGAGAGCTGGGAGTTCTGGTTCCCGGGAGTCCTGAATCGCCACTGCCGGTCAAGAATGCTGTGACCGGGCAGGCCTGGGCGGCGGCCTTTCCCTGGAGAGCGGGCAGCAATTCCAGGGAGCGGCAAGGACTCCAAGGCAGCAGTCGCCaggaggaaggggtgaggagaggggggtTGTTATGGGGGATGCTTAAGCAGGCAGACCTCCAGGACTACAGAAGAAACTCGGGGCGGAGGGGGCACTCGGCCGAGGGGGAGGTGTGTGAGATGCAGTCCTGGTCTTGGGACTGTCCCACCTGCAGGGGGCCGGTGATGggatggggaagaggaagagatgagAGGCAGCTGATGAGAGGGGGTCAGTGGAGTGAAAGGCAGAGAcaaaggggtgagggagggagagcgcGAGGatgagcaggggctgcaggggcaggTGCCAAGCGTTCCTGCCGGGATAAGGAGGCTGGAAGCTTCCCGGTAAGATTCATCTGCTAAGTGACATCACAGAACCCATGAAGATGGGCTAGTGACACAGAGGGCACCTCCGGGGGCCACCTGGTGTCACTTTCTCCCaactgctgggggcagggtgggggggggagcggggtgaACTCAGGGGTTGGTGTCCGGAAGTGGAACGAGGGGGCTGGGTTTCACACCCTTCGTGGGGGGGAGGCTAGTACTGACAGTCAAGGATAACACTGCAGGCGTGGACGGGTCACAGCAGCTGGCTCCAAAGACACCGTGGGGGTTACAAGTAGCCGAGGAAGCCATCAGCAATGACGGCTGAATCAGAAGCTTTGACGGCAAAGCAGTCTGCTGATATTCACACAGCCTGTGCTCCCAAGGACACACGGAAGATCCAAGCTAGCTGTTGCTGGAAAGCCGAGAGGACCTGAGAACTCGACAGTGACAACCGTCGAGGTGCACGACACACACGGGCACTTCCCAGGCGGGGCAAAGCTCTCACGCTACTCCCTGGATTGTAGCTCATTTTCCTGAAACCAGGCAGCTGACAGGTCTGCTTGCTGTACTTCTATTTATCAGTGGAGACATCCTAGTAGGCGACCTGGTTTGACACAGGATCCCCACGAACCCTGCCTTCCTGTGTGCCGAGTCACTGTATGTGCTCACTGTATGATATGGAAAACCACATGTGTCAGCGTGCTTGCTTCAGGAAACTGGCTTGGCTCATCTCAGACGACCATCACAGTGCCTTGCGACCTCACTAGCCTCATTACCTACCTCAGGCCCTTTGTTACCAACCGTGACTTTGAAAGTGCGCCCAAACCCATCCGCTTTGCTTTCTAGCTGacattccccctgccccccaacgtCGGGctaaattctaaaatgtttttaaaacaattgtcaaatgtgtttctttgtggggctggagcgatagcacagcgggtagggcgtttgccttgcactcggccgacccgggttcgactcccagcatcccatatggtcccctgagcactgccaggggtgattcctgagtgcacagccaggagtaacccctgtgcattgccaggtgtgacccaaaaagcaaaaaaaccaaaaacaaatgtgTTCCTTTGTAACCAGtaatgagtatttttttctttttttggttactgggccacacctggggatgctcagggcttactccaggctctgcgcagAGCTCCCCCCTCAGTGGggccaggggaccatgtagggtgcacATGCCCTGTCCACTGGGCTGTCTCTCTGGCAACAAGGAGTATTTTTACTGGGCACTTTCTTAACAAACTTAGCACTGTGCTGAGCACCTAACAGAGAGCATCGTGTGCTCCTCCCAATAGCCGGGcgaggcagggaggaggaaggcGTCTCTTTGAGAGGCTCCCGCAGGGTCCTTGTCCCTCCACTACTATAGTCGCAAGAGCTATGTGACTCGGAGAAGGGATAATTCTTGGGGGGAAGTTGCATATTTGGGTGAACTCTAAGGAGGGTGAGACATGTATCAGTGTGTGCCAAGGAGCTGACCAGGACACTGGAAATAAAACCTGCTGCGTCCCCTCTCCTGGGCAAAACGCACCCGAACGCAGGAAGCCAAACGCAGATGGGTGCTGGGTCAGAGAGCATTGGGGAACATCTCCCAGCTCCAAGTctattcattctttccttcttttcacgTCACTGTGTAATCATCCAGATCTTAtgttccccccacaaaaaattacacatatataatatattgcgATAAATTGTGATGTGATGGTTGCTGAGAGTGttcatactaaaaaaaaaaaaacacccaaaacaaaaacccaaaaacaaaaaaacagcatgCGGCGATTTTTCGGTGAAATACGGTAATCCCAGCTCATCCCAATTCAAGGCTTCTCCCTCTTCCCAGCTGCCACAAAATGGGACCTCGGTTCCTTTTCCATCCAAGGAATCTTCCCAGGCCAGCCGTGCATCCCAGTCCCACACCAGCCACTTGGGGTCAACTAAACTAACCCccacaaaaaatgttttattaataaaacagGTGGGGCaagcaataggaaataaatttgttacaggcctgccaagggggcaggaggggatcTGGGGCCGCTGGTGGAGAGAAGGGCCCCCcgggtgtgggaggtgggggctgcgggggtggggtggggggggggggagaagggacgCTGTGCAGCCACAAACACCCGAGTTACAGTGGCCTTTGCACAGCACGGTACTGCCCCTCACTTTAActgaggtaaaaataaaataagagccaAACAAATTCCGTGCAAAAATCACGAACCCCACCCCGGGGGCAGCTCGATAACCCTTGGTGTGTGGGTCATGATCCAAGACAGGGCAGCGTGGGGTCACTGTGCTCTCAGCTTGCGCACAGTGaccacagaattttaaaaaacaagagctggagtgatagtacaccggggagagcgtttgccttgcacgcagccaatttgagttcaattcccagcatcccatagggtcccctgagcaccgccaggagtaattcctaagtgcatgagccaggagtaacccctgtgcatcgctgggtttgaccccaaaaagcaaaacaaaacaacaacaaaaagaatttaaaaaaacaaaaaaagaacaaaaaacagcaacaacacaaCTTGAGTTGGGGCCTctggatggtgggggagggggggcgtgggggtggaaTACCGCATCCCTTTACCCCAAGAGGCGCTGTCGCCCATCTGGCCTCATGTTAAAGTGCTTTTGGTGAGTGGGTGGGGTAGGGACGggaatttatttttggggggtgagggctgCATCCTGCAAAGCCCTCACCTGCCGGGCTGGCTGAGAGCCCCCAAGTCGGCACCCCGTGGGATGATGAGCACCaccctgctttatttatttatttttactttttgggtcacacccagcgatgcacaggggttcctcctagctctgcactcaggggtttccagggattgaaccgatcagccaaatgcaagacaagtgctcttccTGCCGTACTATTGCCCCGGCAAcagattcttcttcttttaaaaaacaaaaattatttgggggttgggctttgggctacacccagctgtgctggaggACCATACTTGATTCCAGCGATGGGACTGAATTAGGGCTGGCTGGAGGCGAGGCGagtgtcttaactcctgtgtTACTCATTCTTCCGGCTCCTTGGGTACTGTGTCTTTGCTAAGCGGTTACTATGTTTCCAAAGGAAGTTCCTTCGCCCGGAACGGGGCACCCTCCCTTTCCTCACCTGCTGGCTGCCTGGCTTGGGCTGGCCCCTACTACTGCTGGGTGCCCTCCCCAGGCACGCCGAGGAaaggggtgcaggggcagggcagggcagcccaGAGCGAACCTTCCCCTGGCGTCCCGGCTCAGAGCAGAACCACCGGGGCACGTGAGCCTGGCTGGGCTTTGGCACCGGgcttaaactttttttctttttgcttttatttgggtcacactctgcgatgctcaggggtccctcctggctctgcactcaggactcactcccggcggtgctggggatgccggggatcgaaccggagTCGCCCGCGCGCGCCAGGcacgcgccctccccgctgtgctacggctccggccccccccaccctgctccgagCGGGCCCCCGAGGCCCAGCCGCGCCCACCGCCCGCTCCCGGGGAAGGCCGCCGAGGCCGGCTCGGGGCGGCGGGgccccccggagccccccgcagcccccgcgccgcgccgccccgcgTCAGCCGCCTGGCGCACAGAGGCCGCCGCGCACGCGGCCCGCCCGCCTACCCTCGCCGATCCGCTCCCACAGGCCCGGCTCGGCGGGCTGCTGCGGGCTCCCGGGTGACGCGGCCGGCACCGGCGTCCTGCTGGTGACCACCGACTCCGCCGAGCCCGCCGGCTCCTCGAGCGGCGCCGGCCCGCCGCCCGCctgccccgccgccgccgccatggcCGCGACGGCGCTGGCGCCCTGGCCGCGACCCGGAAGGAGCCGGGCCTCGCGGGGGCGGGCCTGCGACTTAAGATTCGCTTCCGGGTCGCGGCGGAGCGCGCTCTCACGTGCGGCCGGAGAAGCGGGGCCTGCGGGTGAgttgcgcgcgcgcgcgcgctcgcggGCCGGAAGGCGcgcgggtgggtgggtgtgggggatgggggggcggggaacgcGGGACACGGGGGGTGACCTGCACCCCACC from Sorex araneus isolate mSorAra2 chromosome 4, mSorAra2.pri, whole genome shotgun sequence includes these protein-coding regions:
- the IQCK gene encoding IQ domain-containing protein K isoform X1, which gives rise to MAAAAGQAGGGPAPLEEPAGSAESVVTSRTPVPAASPGSPQQPAEPGLWERIGEEIEAEKPSFPEGLKVKQEVASTASLEHGFYGFNAQHLHSLPRVPGAPHQPCSQVKPEEVDPQTCSPKEYLEKFVFPTLLPGMESLLHQAEKEKCFERKRTKFIACDYLTQWLYNQNPKRAAEPFTEFFSIPFVEQWLKDHPRPPIPLSLLLSEEQAALIIQSFWRGYLVRCHPEIQELRHWQKQLREEKHIRQRIQMFWARQEKKLHCRMEDS